A portion of the Deinococcus peraridilitoris DSM 19664 genome contains these proteins:
- a CDS encoding recombinase family protein, whose product MSHGKRIGYIRVSTLDQNTARQLEGVQVDKTFVDKISGKDTARPQLQALLDLAREGDSVLVHSMDRLARNLDDLRQLFTALTRRGVRVEFVKEGLTFTGEDSAMSRLLSVMSAFAEFKRELIRERQREGIEAAKKKGVYKGRKKALTPAQAEQLRQRVQTGEKKAVLVREFGISREEGDQKFGSPALYGKDSGNQQDAFAERVERPPSVDPRPYICRLISLMRFTAPSVGPFDQSRRHAASSASHSQSKPPANALRCVKSLACTASRQAEVRLRRGEVRLSETFSPMPPAVPLPETMPSTPGALRVQAPARCSPEGEVLSLGSPGTRGRQGRKRTPIVRRHLPLHGQLPGYVPGFWDHQASLKVTCTLQRGRPPTISCREDSRDLKPNREAFEPLPLRAPNLEHPNSAVP is encoded by the coding sequence ATGAGCCACGGCAAACGCATTGGGTACATCCGCGTCAGCACCCTCGACCAGAACACCGCTCGCCAGCTCGAAGGTGTCCAGGTGGACAAGACCTTTGTGGACAAGATAAGCGGCAAGGACACCGCCCGGCCCCAACTCCAGGCACTGCTCGACTTAGCACGCGAAGGAGACAGCGTCCTCGTTCACAGCATGGACCGCCTGGCGAGGAACCTGGATGACCTCCGCCAACTCTTCACGGCTCTCACCCGGCGCGGCGTTCGCGTCGAGTTCGTCAAGGAGGGCCTGACCTTCACCGGGGAGGACTCGGCGATGTCGAGGCTGCTGTCGGTCATGAGTGCGTTCGCGGAGTTCAAGCGGGAACTCATCCGCGAGCGTCAGCGAGAAGGCATCGAGGCGGCCAAGAAGAAGGGCGTGTACAAGGGCCGCAAGAAAGCCCTCACGCCTGCTCAGGCTGAGCAGCTTCGCCAGCGAGTGCAGACCGGGGAAAAGAAAGCCGTCCTGGTACGGGAGTTCGGCATCAGCAGGGAGGAGGGTGACCAGAAGTTTGGGTCTCCCGCGCTTTACGGGAAGGATTCAGGCAACCAGCAGGACGCGTTTGCGGAGCGAGTCGAAAGACCCCCGTCCGTAGACCCCCGTCCGTACATCTGCCGCTTGATCAGCTTGATGCGGTTCACTGCGCCCTCGGTCGGGCCATTCGACCAGTCCAGACGGCACGCCGCTTCCAGCGCCTCCCACTCCCAGTCCAAGCCCCCAGCAAACGCTTTGAGGTGCGTCAAATCACTGGCCTGCACTGCTTCGCGCCAGGCTGAAGTGCGTCTACGTCGTGGCGAAGTAAGGCTGAGCGAAACGTTTTCCCCAATGCCGCCAGCTGTTCCACTTCCGGAAACGATGCCTTCAACACCCGGAGCGCTTCGCGTTCAGGCTCCTGCACGCTGCTCGCCTGAAGGCGAGGTTCTTTCCTTAGGATCCCCAGGAACCCGCGGAAGACAGGGCCGCAAGCGAACCCCGATCGTTCGGCGTCACCTGCCGCTGCACGGTCAGTTGCCCGGATACGTTCCAGGCTTCTGGGATCATCAAGCAAGCCTGAAGGTGACCTGCACGCTCCAGAGGGGACGTCCACCTACAATCAGTTGCCGCGAGGACAGCCGTGACCTGAAGCCGAACCGGGAAGCTTTCGAACCCCTTCCGCTGCGGGCCCCGAACCTTGAGCACCCGAACAGTGCGGTGCCCTGA
- a CDS encoding nucleotidyltransferase/DNA polymerase: MIAALLLEPFALWHAERAHPGAPVIVTQAGKVRHVCALARQGGVEVGMTVHGALSRLPELATQPLSQPHLAAGWEALVEGLFAYSPRIEAVGQGRVLLTLTEAAGRELAAQYHARVGLAESRELALLAALSARAGEARVIAPAFETALQALPLEVLGGIGLSARKLADLHFLGLRRVEDLLKWSKSQQAGFLGAEYAALKPYLHGPRDDRVPLFQPRAELMVGLNFEFSIHEPGELGAALMTLAERLLPQLNGRQAGRLVLSALTMGGQLSAVREVKEPLSDARRLVRLARLALQDLGSEPFALGIDQLELRLVGVGRAARQPGLWPGIRELDATSRVLSRFPHALVRAEWFSARRYAFDQCFRWVDFVTGEPRTCSVKRPLDRKTFAGQSKVRPPASQTSLFSEWQGAGGD; this comes from the coding sequence ATGATTGCCGCCCTGCTGCTGGAACCCTTCGCCCTCTGGCACGCTGAGCGCGCGCACCCTGGCGCGCCGGTCATCGTCACGCAGGCCGGGAAGGTCCGGCATGTCTGCGCCCTTGCACGCCAGGGAGGTGTGGAAGTGGGCATGACAGTTCACGGCGCCCTCTCGCGGCTGCCGGAGCTGGCGACCCAGCCGCTCAGTCAACCGCATCTGGCCGCCGGCTGGGAGGCCCTCGTCGAGGGCCTCTTCGCGTACAGCCCCCGCATCGAGGCAGTGGGGCAGGGAAGGGTATTGCTGACCCTTACCGAAGCAGCAGGCCGGGAGCTGGCGGCGCAGTACCACGCGCGCGTCGGCCTCGCCGAAAGTCGGGAGCTGGCGTTGCTGGCCGCCTTGAGCGCGCGCGCCGGTGAAGCGAGGGTTATTGCCCCGGCGTTTGAGACGGCTCTCCAGGCCCTGCCGCTGGAAGTACTGGGCGGCATCGGACTAAGCGCCCGCAAACTGGCCGATCTGCACTTTCTGGGATTGCGCCGTGTGGAAGACCTGCTGAAGTGGAGCAAGTCCCAGCAGGCCGGTTTCCTCGGCGCCGAATATGCCGCCCTGAAACCTTATCTGCACGGCCCACGCGACGACCGGGTGCCCCTGTTTCAGCCCCGAGCCGAACTGATGGTCGGGTTGAATTTCGAGTTTTCCATTCATGAGCCAGGCGAGCTGGGCGCGGCCCTGATGACCCTGGCCGAACGCCTGCTGCCCCAGCTGAACGGCCGTCAGGCAGGACGACTCGTGCTGAGCGCCTTGACGATGGGTGGTCAACTCAGCGCGGTGCGAGAAGTCAAGGAACCCCTGAGTGATGCCAGGCGACTGGTGAGGCTCGCCCGGCTCGCCTTGCAGGACTTGGGATCGGAACCGTTCGCGTTGGGCATCGATCAGTTGGAACTGCGTCTGGTGGGTGTTGGGCGGGCAGCCCGGCAGCCTGGATTATGGCCGGGAATTCGGGAACTGGACGCGACCTCGCGGGTGCTTTCCCGCTTTCCGCACGCTTTGGTGCGCGCGGAGTGGTTCTCGGCGAGGCGCTATGCCTTCGATCAGTGCTTTCGCTGGGTGGATTTCGTGACGGGTGAACCGAGGACGTGCAGCGTGAAGAGGCCGCTTGACCGCAAGACTTTCGCCGGACAATCCAAAGTTCGTCCTCCCGCTTCGCAGACCAGCCTGTTTTCCGAGTGGCAGGGTGCCGGGGGTGACTGA
- the msrP gene encoding protein-methionine-sulfoxide reductase catalytic subunit MsrP codes for MKRPPSGSPPPSEVTPEQVYLRRREFLKQAAYFTGTVAGVGGALQFLSGRPIGKLRGDAPPEPLANGPKETADTGEALTPYSAVTTYNNFYEFGLDKGDPARLAASLVLEPWTVLIDGEVRQARRVDISTLQSWFPPEERIYRMRCVEAWSMVIPWLGFPLGELIRRVEPTSKAKFVAFTTLLDPEQLPGQRSDVLDWPYVEGLRLDEALHPLTLLATGLYGRPLPNQNGAPLRLVVPWKYGFKNIKSIVRITLTERQPPSTWNLAAPGEYGFYANVNPQVNHPRWSQATERRIGQFNRRATLPFNGYAEEVAHLYDGLDLRRFF; via the coding sequence ATGAAGCGCCCACCTTCAGGCTCTCCCCCACCCTCCGAGGTGACTCCTGAGCAGGTGTACCTGCGCCGCAGGGAGTTCCTGAAGCAGGCCGCCTATTTCACCGGCACGGTCGCGGGCGTCGGAGGAGCGCTGCAATTTCTCAGCGGGCGCCCGATTGGCAAACTCAGGGGTGACGCTCCGCCAGAGCCGCTCGCCAATGGCCCGAAGGAAACCGCCGATACCGGCGAAGCCCTCACGCCTTACTCAGCCGTCACGACCTACAACAACTTTTACGAATTCGGCCTGGACAAGGGTGACCCGGCCCGCCTGGCCGCAAGCCTCGTGCTGGAGCCCTGGACAGTCCTCATCGACGGAGAGGTCCGGCAGGCTCGGCGCGTGGACATCAGCACCCTCCAGTCCTGGTTTCCGCCTGAGGAGCGCATTTACCGCATGCGCTGCGTCGAGGCCTGGTCAATGGTCATTCCCTGGCTGGGTTTCCCGCTCGGCGAGCTGATCCGGCGCGTGGAACCGACGAGCAAGGCGAAATTCGTGGCCTTCACCACGCTGCTCGATCCGGAGCAGCTGCCCGGCCAGCGCTCCGATGTGCTCGACTGGCCTTACGTGGAAGGCCTGCGGCTCGATGAAGCGCTGCATCCCCTCACGCTGCTCGCCACCGGGCTTTACGGCCGCCCGCTGCCCAACCAGAACGGCGCGCCCTTGCGCCTCGTGGTGCCGTGGAAGTACGGCTTCAAGAACATCAAGTCCATCGTCCGTATTACGCTCACGGAGCGTCAGCCTCCCTCGACCTGGAATCTGGCCGCTCCCGGCGAGTACGGGTTTTACGCCAACGTGAATCCACAGGTGAACCATCCGCGCTGGAGTCAGGCCACCGAGCGGCGCATCGGGCAGTTCAATCGGAGGGCGACCCTTCCCTTCAACGGGTACGCTGAGGAGGTGGCGCACCTGTACGACGGCCTGGACCTGCGCCGCTTCTTTTGA
- a CDS encoding Hsp20/alpha crystallin family protein produces MALVPSRNDRWGLDAMSSPATLGGNLTRLFDDLTSSLLQSTGSHRFPLDMYETDDRVAIDMAIPGVRAEDLDLQVEGMILYIRGQYAKLSEDKRYWVKTMPHGEFQYTLSLPVKVEADAVEASVKDGILHLELPKVPEARTRKIEIKRLA; encoded by the coding sequence ATGGCACTTGTCCCATCCCGCAATGACCGCTGGGGGCTGGACGCGATGAGCAGCCCAGCCACCCTCGGAGGCAATCTGACCCGCCTGTTTGACGACTTGACCAGTTCGTTGCTGCAATCCACGGGCAGTCATCGCTTTCCGCTGGACATGTACGAAACCGATGACCGCGTTGCAATCGACATGGCCATCCCCGGCGTGCGCGCCGAAGACCTCGATTTACAGGTCGAAGGTATGATCCTCTACATCCGCGGGCAGTACGCCAAGCTCAGCGAGGACAAACGCTACTGGGTGAAGACCATGCCGCACGGCGAATTCCAGTACACCTTGTCGCTCCCCGTCAAAGTGGAAGCGGACGCCGTGGAAGCCAGCGTGAAAGACGGCATCCTGCACCTCGAACTGCCCAAGGTGCCCGAAGCCCGCACGCGCAAGATCGAAATCAAACGGCTGGCCTGA
- a CDS encoding WD40 repeat domain-containing protein, with protein MFGAQSGQLLTMQAVTQVSSQLQALGLSPLSSHQGEVDGVNFYVSILGTNARPVGKQDIKLAFSGPKGQYEKTATYDGRAAWDYYSYDSQGAGDYTVRLNPAKAQADARATVDLNQRLPVPESPSVSIFTDAAHVSTQAVMGGKAYFAAILDAQGNFLKEGASTSEHFAPTLFISSSDGIDFKHLENYYLLQVAYGWPADADPTQALTNASAQMNSSLLITPLLKADYTSLSAPSLLFGPSKSNTLIQFQNRGQLDLTYSATSDASWLRVTTAASGTLKPWDKTNIGVNASCPAPGQVYHGHVTVRTNDPFEPQATYKVTLDCTASPTLTENWTSQNLGYSNYHQNAVISYASDGSRAVLAPEAYDCRYNVVNTANGSVVGSQQLSMRNCGQLSWRPQYQQLVVSSAYGSDLTLLDVTSGTTLRTFSTPTSSYGTEQVTAVALSTDGSRLAAASGPTLTVWNIDDGAYLFSRTLSTGSREIRSMSFSPDGTKLALGYEVYSSSFSHSMDIIDVGSGEVQPKLGAHAEVPGLVSSAPQFAWGPDGTQLAVAFTTDYPYNNGWLGVWRTDSFEQLWLQDGLTMSKDLGWSTDGRFLAARQDINGDSPAKKAVVFWSATSGAQMLRYGPQTRDQSSVTGFRWAPQDSSILVAFETGIFRRLTLKP; from the coding sequence ATGTTTGGCGCACAGAGCGGCCAACTGTTGACAATGCAGGCCGTCACGCAGGTCTCGTCACAGCTTCAAGCACTTGGCTTGTCCCCCTTATCCAGCCACCAGGGAGAGGTTGATGGGGTGAACTTCTATGTCAGCATCCTGGGGACCAACGCCCGTCCAGTCGGCAAGCAGGATATCAAACTGGCGTTCTCAGGCCCAAAAGGCCAGTACGAGAAGACTGCCACCTATGATGGACGCGCGGCTTGGGATTATTATTCGTATGACAGCCAGGGTGCGGGAGACTATACGGTCCGGCTGAACCCTGCAAAAGCGCAGGCCGATGCCAGAGCGACCGTCGATCTGAATCAGCGTCTGCCCGTTCCCGAGTCCCCCTCTGTCTCCATATTTACGGACGCTGCCCACGTCAGTACGCAGGCCGTCATGGGAGGAAAGGCCTACTTTGCCGCCATCCTGGATGCGCAGGGCAATTTCCTGAAGGAGGGGGCGAGTACCAGTGAGCACTTTGCACCGACACTGTTCATTTCCTCGTCGGACGGAATCGACTTCAAGCACCTGGAAAACTACTATCTGCTGCAGGTCGCTTACGGCTGGCCAGCCGACGCCGACCCTACCCAGGCGCTAACGAACGCCTCCGCGCAGATGAACTCGTCCTTGCTGATCACGCCCCTCCTGAAAGCGGACTACACGTCGCTCAGTGCCCCCTCACTGCTGTTTGGTCCGAGCAAGAGCAACACGCTCATACAGTTTCAGAACCGGGGCCAGCTCGACCTGACCTACAGTGCCACTTCCGATGCCAGTTGGCTGCGCGTAACAACGGCTGCCTCGGGAACGCTCAAACCCTGGGATAAGACCAACATCGGCGTCAACGCCAGCTGTCCCGCGCCAGGCCAGGTCTATCACGGGCACGTCACCGTGCGCACCAACGACCCGTTCGAGCCGCAGGCCACGTACAAGGTCACCCTGGACTGCACGGCGTCCCCCACGTTAACGGAAAACTGGACGTCACAGAACCTTGGGTACAGTAACTATCATCAGAACGCGGTCATTTCTTATGCATCCGATGGAAGCCGGGCCGTCCTGGCTCCGGAAGCTTATGACTGTCGGTACAACGTCGTGAATACAGCAAATGGGAGCGTGGTCGGCTCGCAACAGCTGTCCATGCGCAATTGCGGGCAGCTGTCTTGGCGACCCCAGTACCAGCAACTGGTCGTGAGCAGCGCGTATGGCAGCGACCTGACCTTGTTGGATGTGACAAGTGGCACCACCCTCCGCACGTTTTCCACGCCGACCTCCAGTTACGGCACTGAACAGGTCACTGCTGTCGCCCTGAGCACTGACGGCTCCAGGCTGGCTGCAGCGAGTGGCCCCACCCTTACAGTCTGGAACATCGATGACGGCGCGTATCTGTTCAGTAGAACCTTAAGTACGGGAAGTAGGGAAATTCGGTCGATGAGTTTCAGCCCAGATGGAACAAAGCTGGCGCTTGGCTACGAGGTCTACTCCTCCTCTTTTTCCCACAGCATGGATATCATTGACGTCGGTTCTGGTGAGGTGCAGCCCAAACTGGGCGCTCATGCGGAAGTGCCCGGCCTGGTGTCTAGTGCGCCTCAATTCGCCTGGGGTCCCGACGGAACGCAGCTTGCCGTGGCGTTCACGACTGACTATCCCTACAACAATGGGTGGCTCGGTGTGTGGCGTACCGACAGCTTTGAGCAGCTTTGGCTTCAGGACGGCCTCACCATGAGCAAAGACCTAGGATGGAGCACGGACGGGCGCTTTCTGGCGGCGCGCCAGGATATCAACGGCGACAGCCCGGCCAAGAAGGCAGTTGTCTTCTGGTCCGCCACTTCCGGAGCGCAAATGCTACGTTACGGCCCTCAAACGCGCGATCAGTCTAGCGTGACAGGCTTTCGCTGGGCACCGCAGGACTCCAGCATCCTCGTGGCCTTCGAGACGGGAATCTTTCGGCGATTGACCCTCAAGCCCTGA
- a CDS encoding sulfite oxidase heme-binding subunit YedZ, translating to MKNTILKNTAPHHLAWLGPAVLVGSLLPLVLMAHGALTGNLGANPIERILNQTGLLALILLLASLALTPLRLLSSWTWPARLRRLLGLLAFTYALLHFLTYAVLDRGLQLGALAEDIAKRPFITVGFVALVLLIPLAVTSTKGSVRRLGYQKWQRLHQLVYLAAALGILHFIWRVKRDATEPFIYAALLVCLFAVRIIWAARKRRETPRLSVPVRNRDD from the coding sequence TTGAAAAACACGATCTTGAAAAACACGGCGCCCCACCACCTCGCCTGGCTCGGTCCTGCTGTGCTGGTGGGCAGTCTGCTGCCCCTGGTGCTGATGGCCCACGGCGCCCTGACGGGCAACCTGGGCGCCAATCCGATCGAGCGAATCCTCAACCAGACGGGGCTGCTCGCCCTGATCCTGCTCCTTGCTTCCCTGGCGCTCACGCCACTGCGGCTGCTCAGCAGCTGGACCTGGCCCGCCCGGCTGCGCCGACTGCTGGGGCTGCTGGCTTTCACGTATGCGCTGCTGCACTTCCTGACCTACGCCGTGCTCGACCGTGGCCTGCAGCTGGGCGCGCTGGCAGAGGACATCGCCAAGCGGCCCTTCATCACGGTGGGCTTTGTGGCGCTGGTGCTGCTGATCCCGCTGGCCGTGACCAGCACCAAGGGCTCGGTGCGCCGCCTGGGCTACCAGAAGTGGCAGCGTCTGCACCAGTTGGTCTACCTCGCGGCCGCGCTGGGCATCCTTCACTTCATCTGGCGCGTGAAGCGCGACGCGACCGAGCCCTTCATCTACGCGGCGCTGCTCGTGTGTCTCTTTGCCGTCCGGATCATCTGGGCTGCGCGCAAGCGCCGCGAGACGCCCCGACTATCAGTTCCCGTCAGAAACCGTGATGACTGA
- the lexA gene encoding transcriptional repressor LexA — protein sequence MPPRITERRKDILRLIARMERELGRSISASELSEALRMTKQALADHLTAFEALGLVTRHRGRYGLLQLTRQGARVAGMLSGVPVVGRVAAGQPILAEQNIEREIDRVRDLLRLGDQDFFLRVQGDSMTGAGIHDGDLVAICASAEVLDGEIAAVILPGENTGTLKRFYRQGERVLLRSENDHYEPMEFPAEDVQVQGRYAGHIALSRPRRSLGQD from the coding sequence ATGCCCCCCAGAATCACCGAACGCCGCAAAGACATCCTGCGTCTGATCGCCCGCATGGAACGCGAGCTTGGCCGCTCGATCAGCGCTTCCGAACTGAGCGAGGCGCTGCGCATGACCAAGCAGGCCCTGGCCGACCACCTGACCGCTTTTGAAGCGCTGGGTCTCGTCACGCGCCACCGGGGCCGTTACGGCCTGCTGCAGCTGACCCGCCAGGGTGCGCGCGTGGCGGGCATGCTTTCGGGTGTGCCGGTCGTGGGCCGCGTTGCCGCCGGTCAGCCGATTCTGGCCGAGCAGAACATCGAACGCGAGATCGACCGGGTGCGCGACCTGCTGCGCCTGGGTGACCAGGACTTCTTTTTGCGCGTGCAGGGCGACAGCATGACAGGTGCGGGCATTCACGATGGCGACCTCGTGGCCATCTGCGCCAGCGCCGAAGTGCTCGACGGTGAGATCGCCGCCGTGATCCTGCCCGGCGAGAACACCGGCACCCTCAAGCGCTTCTACCGTCAGGGCGAGCGGGTGCTGTTGAGAAGCGAGAATGACCACTACGAACCGATGGAGTTTCCGGCCGAGGACGTACAGGTACAGGGCCGTTACGCCGGGCACATCGCCCTGTCGCGTCCGCGACGTTCGCTGGGGCAGGACTGA
- the dnaE gene encoding DNA polymerase III subunit alpha: MTPRTSVRRESEGRASRQLTSLLCVHSYFSFGRGVASPRRLVRRAAELGFTALGLMDDASVAGAVELAGSAREAGIQPVFGTTLPVAFKVGRERQVFPLGLIAASRSGYARLNELLTLLGSGQDAVDLDTVLQHGEDLFCLSGPRAGFVTQLLRRRQLQEAQAQLRCLKSVFRDRLFVQLFFDRAPRDRLLAQYLRALAHDLSLPVVAAPEVRLLTADDYPLLDALTCARLGITVTQEHTERPLNAAQHLWTPRDWGRRIPFPEAHANAERLVRECSFELLPKALTPPRAHLPDGLSAFEYLQGRVYEGFVEKYPGEQRREAHERLEEELRVVRHLELEDFFLVAAEITDWCRDHGILAAGRGSAAASVLCYLLGITLIDPLQHGLLFERFLHTGRVQMPDVDIDIGSARRADVIAWVEERFGATTEAMTANRITYRLSSALQDLGRALGLPPEVRDRLTRALGRDYRSLRPHRAREAQEVFDEVLGSAPVKEELLKLLEGMEAGFVRHLAPHSGGVVLSREPLTRYSPLARSSGGIRMLTFDKDDVETLGLIKVDLLGLRMLAALERAREEVLRLTGEWLDFGNLPDDPAVWARIGQGDTLGLFQIESPGQQRLSVQLKPRNMLELAHQVALFRPGPIQSRTVHPYTRRARGLEATPQLSGPLQSILGTTHGVILFQEQILRLAVHYAGMNWTDADRFRKRLGEAEEEAEVSALRERFILGAVRSQGVTPDEAQAVFDECAAFRGFGFAESHAHAFATHAYLSAWVRHHHPAAFLAGVLSEHPGMWPLHSIAHEARRWGVRLLDVDVNRSGVYFRAEDRRSVRLPLCAVENVSEELAREVMMERLSGGPFGSIEDFYGRVNLKRDALEALAKAGAFATFEAQRRRAFYRIRELVSAAPGGTPGLLTLTPDTPPLFELLPAELLYLDHLTKGVSPIGQHFMDLVRGELRAYGCRPLASLQHGEFVRTAGLVIARQKPPTAKGFAFFVLEDGVARLQAMISPALWEAHRQLLRDARVLIVEGTVEQNKHYRGLKVTRLAELPATAPRVRGYEYA; encoded by the coding sequence ATGACGCCCAGAACGTCGGTGCGTCGCGAAAGTGAAGGAAGGGCGTCCCGGCAACTCACCTCGCTGCTGTGTGTTCACTCCTACTTCTCGTTCGGCCGAGGCGTGGCGAGCCCACGGCGTCTGGTCCGCCGCGCCGCCGAACTGGGTTTCACGGCGCTGGGCCTGATGGATGACGCCTCGGTGGCAGGCGCCGTGGAACTCGCCGGCAGTGCCCGTGAAGCAGGAATCCAGCCGGTGTTCGGCACCACCCTGCCGGTCGCCTTCAAGGTCGGTCGGGAACGGCAGGTTTTTCCGCTGGGACTGATCGCAGCGTCCCGCTCCGGATACGCCCGTTTAAATGAACTGCTGACCCTGTTGGGCAGCGGGCAGGACGCTGTCGATCTTGACACCGTTCTGCAGCATGGCGAGGACCTCTTCTGCCTGAGCGGGCCGCGCGCGGGCTTCGTGACGCAACTGTTGCGGCGGCGCCAGCTGCAAGAGGCGCAGGCGCAGCTGCGGTGCCTGAAGAGCGTATTTCGTGACCGCCTGTTCGTGCAGCTGTTCTTCGACCGTGCGCCGCGTGACCGGCTCCTTGCGCAGTACCTGCGTGCCCTCGCGCATGACCTCAGCCTGCCCGTGGTGGCGGCGCCCGAAGTGCGGCTGCTGACCGCAGACGATTACCCGTTGCTGGACGCCCTGACCTGTGCGCGCCTGGGCATCACCGTCACGCAGGAGCACACCGAGCGTCCTCTGAACGCCGCACAGCACCTTTGGACACCCCGTGACTGGGGACGGCGCATTCCCTTTCCGGAAGCGCACGCCAACGCCGAGCGCCTCGTGCGCGAATGCAGTTTCGAGTTGCTTCCCAAAGCGCTGACGCCACCCAGGGCGCACCTTCCAGACGGTCTGAGCGCCTTTGAGTACCTGCAAGGCCGGGTGTACGAGGGATTTGTCGAGAAGTACCCGGGCGAGCAGCGCCGCGAAGCCCACGAGCGCCTCGAGGAGGAATTACGTGTCGTCAGGCACCTGGAACTGGAAGACTTTTTTCTGGTGGCCGCCGAAATCACCGACTGGTGCCGTGACCATGGCATTCTGGCTGCCGGGCGCGGCAGCGCGGCCGCCAGCGTGCTGTGTTACCTGCTGGGCATCACGCTGATCGATCCGTTGCAACACGGTCTGCTGTTCGAGCGTTTTTTGCACACCGGGCGCGTGCAGATGCCTGATGTGGACATCGACATCGGTTCGGCACGGCGTGCCGACGTGATTGCCTGGGTCGAGGAGCGCTTCGGGGCTACCACCGAGGCGATGACTGCCAACCGCATCACGTACCGGCTGTCGAGTGCCCTCCAGGATCTCGGACGCGCGCTGGGGTTGCCGCCAGAAGTGCGTGACAGGCTGACCCGCGCGCTGGGGCGCGATTACCGTTCTCTGCGTCCGCACCGCGCCCGTGAAGCGCAGGAGGTGTTCGATGAAGTGCTGGGAAGCGCGCCCGTCAAGGAAGAACTCCTCAAATTGCTGGAAGGTATGGAAGCCGGCTTCGTACGGCACCTCGCGCCGCACAGCGGGGGCGTGGTGCTCAGCCGCGAACCCCTCACGCGCTACTCGCCGCTCGCCCGCTCCTCGGGGGGCATCCGGATGCTGACCTTCGACAAGGACGACGTGGAAACCCTGGGCCTGATCAAGGTGGATCTGCTGGGGCTGCGCATGCTCGCGGCGCTGGAGCGCGCCCGCGAGGAGGTGCTGCGCCTCACGGGTGAATGGCTGGACTTTGGCAACCTGCCCGACGATCCGGCGGTCTGGGCACGCATCGGTCAGGGTGACACCCTGGGTCTCTTCCAGATCGAGAGCCCCGGTCAACAGCGGCTCTCAGTGCAGCTCAAGCCGCGCAACATGCTGGAACTCGCCCATCAGGTGGCGCTCTTTCGCCCCGGCCCGATTCAGAGCCGCACCGTGCACCCCTATACCCGCCGGGCGCGCGGCCTGGAGGCCACGCCGCAACTGTCGGGGCCGCTGCAGTCCATTCTGGGTACCACACACGGCGTGATCCTGTTTCAGGAGCAGATTCTGCGGCTTGCCGTGCACTACGCCGGCATGAATTGGACGGACGCCGACCGTTTCCGCAAGCGTCTCGGCGAAGCCGAAGAGGAAGCTGAGGTAAGTGCACTGCGCGAGCGGTTCATTCTGGGCGCGGTCAGGTCGCAGGGTGTCACGCCCGACGAAGCGCAGGCCGTCTTTGATGAATGTGCCGCCTTTCGCGGCTTCGGTTTTGCCGAGAGTCACGCGCACGCTTTTGCCACGCACGCCTACCTCAGCGCCTGGGTCCGCCACCATCATCCTGCCGCCTTCCTGGCAGGCGTGCTGAGCGAGCACCCCGGTATGTGGCCGCTGCACAGCATCGCCCACGAAGCGCGGCGTTGGGGCGTGCGGTTGCTTGATGTGGACGTCAACCGCTCGGGCGTGTATTTTCGCGCCGAGGACCGCAGAAGTGTCCGCTTACCGCTGTGCGCCGTGGAAAACGTCAGTGAGGAGCTTGCCCGCGAAGTGATGATGGAGCGCCTGTCCGGTGGCCCATTCGGGAGCATCGAGGACTTTTACGGGCGTGTGAACTTGAAAAGGGACGCCCTCGAAGCGCTTGCCAAGGCCGGTGCATTTGCCACCTTCGAAGCGCAGCGGCGCCGGGCTTTCTACCGCATCCGCGAGCTTGTGAGCGCTGCTCCGGGTGGTACTCCGGGTCTGCTCACCCTCACGCCCGACACTCCGCCCCTTTTCGAGTTGTTGCCTGCTGAGCTGCTGTACCTCGATCACCTCACCAAAGGCGTCAGCCCCATCGGGCAGCACTTCATGGACCTCGTGCGCGGCGAACTGCGCGCCTACGGCTGCCGACCGCTCGCTTCCCTCCAGCACGGCGAGTTCGTGCGGACTGCCGGTTTGGTGATCGCCCGACAGAAACCACCCACTGCCAAGGGCTTCGCTTTTTTTGTGCTGGAAGACGGCGTGGCTCGCCTGCAGGCCATGATCAGCCCGGCCCTCTGGGAAGCTCACCGGCAGTTGCTGCGCGATGCCCGCGTACTGATCGTCGAAGGAACAGTGGAGCAAAATAAGCATTATCGCGGTCTCAAGGTGACGAGGCTGGCAGAGCTGCCTGCCACTGCTCCGCGAGTGCGCGGTTACGAGTACGCCTGA
- a CDS encoding DUF6504 family protein, with protein sequence MRAFLEPVTVELSPSGVPLRLNWQGRTLRVLEVRDVWEAGGLWWQGQPNREYWWLVTGRNEIEVFHELGGEGRWVLSRCAD encoded by the coding sequence ATGCGCGCCTTTCTCGAACCGGTCACGGTAGAGCTTTCCCCGAGTGGCGTTCCGCTGCGCCTGAACTGGCAGGGCCGCACGCTGCGGGTGCTGGAGGTGCGTGATGTATGGGAAGCGGGCGGTTTGTGGTGGCAGGGTCAGCCTAACCGTGAGTACTGGTGGCTGGTGACGGGCCGCAACGAAATCGAGGTGTTCCACGAGCTGGGAGGTGAGGGACGGTGGGTACTGTCCCGCTGCGCGGACTGA